The following proteins come from a genomic window of Corallococcus sp. NCRR:
- a CDS encoding RNA polymerase sigma factor: MPSASREDAAEFQALIARCAPALEERARILCRGRNPSDAKDLLQETYERAFRAFHTYDRSAPPMAWLASILVRRFLDWCRHDRRHPQEEFTDAMGDTLAEAEAAPETWARYTLDDVWQAVEQLPPELREVVRMKDMERQSYAEIGRRLGIPSMTVGTRLFRARKKLKELLLAREGTAGGPA, encoded by the coding sequence GTGCCTTCGGCCTCCCGTGAGGACGCCGCGGAGTTCCAGGCGCTCATCGCGCGGTGCGCTCCGGCGTTGGAGGAGCGGGCCCGCATCCTCTGCCGGGGCCGCAACCCGTCGGACGCGAAGGACCTGTTGCAGGAGACCTACGAGCGGGCCTTCCGCGCGTTTCATACGTATGACCGGTCCGCGCCTCCCATGGCGTGGCTGGCGTCCATCCTCGTTCGACGCTTCCTCGACTGGTGCCGGCACGACCGGCGCCACCCCCAGGAGGAATTCACCGACGCGATGGGGGACACCCTGGCGGAGGCCGAAGCCGCCCCGGAGACATGGGCGCGCTACACGTTGGACGACGTGTGGCAGGCGGTGGAACAGCTTCCCCCGGAGCTGCGCGAGGTGGTCCGCATGAAGGACATGGAGCGACAGAGCTACGCGGAGATCGGCCGGCGGCTCGGCATCCCGTCCATGACGGTGGGCACCCGTCTGTTCCGCGCGCGCAAGAAGCTCAAGGAGCTGCTCCTCGCCCGGGAAGGCACCGCGGGGGGCCCGGCGTGA
- the dgcN gene encoding N-acetyltransferase DgcN, translating to MDIAKPYLLFLGDVKDQLAAKTAHGIVDWRPDWCVGQLRLPGCVADCGLPDMDLAQAKAKGARTLVVGVVNPGGVLADAWVDTLTRALEAGMDVATGLHRRLSSFPAVAAVAAKHGRGLHDVRFPDRDFATGQGTKRPGLRVLTVGTDCAVGKKYTALALEKELRQRGWKADFRATGQTGILISGRGVALDAVVSDFVSGAAEWLTPANDADHWDVVEGQGSLFHPSFAGVTLGLLHGAQPDAFIVCHEPTRTRMRGVQHPLPSIQDVIDRTVLEGRLTNPAIQCTGIAINTEHLGEAEALSLLEATGRAHGLPCVDPLRTGAGPLADALASRFPRG from the coding sequence GTGGACATCGCCAAGCCCTATCTGCTCTTCCTCGGAGACGTGAAGGATCAGCTCGCGGCCAAGACGGCCCACGGCATCGTGGACTGGCGGCCCGACTGGTGCGTGGGTCAGCTGCGCCTCCCGGGCTGCGTAGCGGACTGTGGTCTGCCGGACATGGACCTCGCCCAGGCGAAAGCGAAGGGCGCGCGCACGCTGGTGGTGGGCGTGGTGAACCCGGGCGGCGTGCTGGCGGACGCGTGGGTGGACACGCTGACGCGGGCGCTGGAGGCCGGGATGGACGTGGCCACCGGGCTGCACAGGCGGCTTTCGTCGTTCCCCGCCGTGGCCGCCGTGGCGGCGAAGCACGGGCGCGGGCTGCACGACGTGCGCTTCCCGGACCGGGACTTCGCCACCGGCCAGGGCACGAAGCGCCCCGGCCTGCGCGTGCTGACCGTGGGCACCGACTGCGCGGTGGGCAAGAAGTACACGGCGCTGGCGCTGGAGAAGGAGCTGCGTCAGCGCGGGTGGAAGGCGGACTTCCGGGCCACCGGGCAGACGGGCATCCTCATCTCCGGGCGCGGCGTGGCGCTGGATGCCGTCGTGTCCGACTTCGTCTCCGGCGCGGCGGAGTGGCTCACGCCCGCGAACGACGCGGACCACTGGGACGTGGTGGAGGGCCAGGGGTCGCTGTTCCACCCCTCCTTCGCGGGCGTCACGCTGGGCCTGCTGCACGGCGCGCAGCCAGACGCGTTCATCGTCTGCCATGAGCCCACGCGCACCCGGATGCGCGGCGTACAGCACCCGCTGCCGTCCATCCAGGACGTCATCGACCGGACGGTGCTGGAGGGCCGGCTGACGAACCCGGCCATCCAGTGCACGGGCATCGCCATCAACACGGAACACCTGGGCGAGGCCGAGGCGCTCTCGCTGCTGGAGGCCACCGGCAGGGCGCATGGCCTGCCCTGCGTGGACCCCCTGCGCACGGGCGCGGGCCCCCTGGCCGACGCGCTGGCGAGCCGCTTCCCGCGCGGCTGA
- a CDS encoding YebC/PmpR family DNA-binding transcriptional regulator: MGRIFETRKATMFARWNKMAKVFTRITKDIVIAVKAGGPNIESNPALRRAVQNARAANMPKTNVDAAIKRASGQDQADYQILLYEGFAPHGVGILVEAATDNVTRTVANVRFPFTKLGGSMGTAGSVSRLFEHMGAIRLDAEGVNQEELELELIDHGLEEMGETTGEKGEKQLLLRCKFADFGKLMSAIEAKGIAPVSTQSEYIPLPGTLKELPEEQATEVLKLVDMLEQDDDVQHVFHNLA; this comes from the coding sequence ATGGGACGCATTTTCGAGACACGCAAGGCGACGATGTTCGCCCGCTGGAACAAGATGGCGAAGGTCTTCACGCGCATCACGAAGGACATCGTGATCGCGGTGAAGGCGGGCGGGCCGAACATCGAGTCGAACCCCGCGCTGCGCCGGGCCGTGCAGAACGCCCGCGCGGCGAACATGCCCAAGACCAACGTGGACGCCGCCATCAAGCGCGCCAGTGGTCAGGACCAGGCCGACTACCAGATCCTCCTCTACGAAGGCTTCGCGCCCCACGGCGTGGGCATCCTGGTGGAGGCGGCCACGGACAACGTCACGCGCACCGTGGCCAACGTCCGCTTCCCCTTCACCAAGCTGGGCGGGAGCATGGGCACGGCGGGCAGCGTGTCCCGCCTCTTCGAGCACATGGGCGCCATCCGCCTGGACGCCGAGGGCGTGAACCAGGAGGAGCTGGAGCTGGAGCTCATCGACCACGGCCTGGAGGAGATGGGCGAGACGACGGGCGAGAAGGGCGAGAAGCAGCTGCTCCTGCGCTGCAAGTTCGCCGACTTCGGCAAGCTCATGTCGGCGATTGAAGCCAAGGGCATCGCGCCCGTGTCCACGCAGTCCGAGTACATCCCCCTGCCCGGCACCCTGAAGGAGCTGCCCGAGGAGCAGGCCACGGAGGTGCTCAAGCTGGTGGACATGCTGGAGCAGGACGACGACGTGCAGCACGTCTTCCACAACCTCGCCTGA
- a CDS encoding DUF2339 domain-containing protein — protein sequence MADEGNGQELRDTVKRLEATVAALETRLASLEAREAPRPGVSPIATPVTPPVAAPEQRDLEAHVGTYWLSRLGIVALIIGIAYLITYHFGELGVLARVGAGYLLSAGLGAFGLWLARRHQLFGRIVFGGGLALAYFVTYALHFIPAVRVIDSEVLALVLLAGFVVAIVTIAHRMQSETVAGIALFLGLHTGMLSDITAFTLLSTTLLAAGALFFLVRNRWVIVPLSSLVAVYSTHVVWAVRTGHMAPGAPEDDRLLLSLGFLALYFLLFSVALLVRPRDLPVRASLAFTLLNWVGLTSLGAYEVSQEPDSHLFGFLLVVALAHGAGAAVSRLQRAPTALIHAYLALTAVTLALAMPARYDDVALVAAWTVTGLVAGLAARGVESPVLRGVGVLILYVALGACEWETPGRMTLLTGLVVAFVLVERGGTVRVAGLPAPEARTPFTAICAAGAGLSLVALVGARMPEGLVTLGWVIAAFLLFGVGFAVRERWYRLAALAVLGLALGRLVLVDVAKLPPDQRVLTFILLGVMLLLVSYTYTRLRDRRG from the coding sequence ATGGCCGACGAGGGTAACGGGCAGGAACTGCGGGACACGGTGAAGCGGTTGGAGGCGACGGTCGCGGCCCTGGAGACGCGGCTCGCGAGCCTGGAGGCCCGGGAGGCGCCGCGCCCGGGGGTCTCGCCCATTGCAACCCCTGTCACGCCCCCGGTGGCCGCGCCCGAGCAGCGCGACCTGGAGGCGCATGTCGGCACCTACTGGTTGAGCCGCCTGGGCATCGTGGCGCTCATCATCGGCATCGCGTACCTCATCACGTACCACTTCGGGGAGCTGGGGGTGCTGGCGCGCGTGGGCGCGGGCTACCTGCTCAGCGCGGGGCTGGGCGCGTTCGGGTTGTGGCTGGCGCGGCGGCATCAACTCTTCGGGCGCATCGTCTTCGGCGGAGGCCTGGCGCTCGCGTACTTCGTCACCTACGCGCTGCACTTCATCCCAGCGGTGCGGGTCATCGACAGCGAGGTGCTGGCGCTGGTGCTGCTGGCGGGGTTCGTGGTGGCCATCGTCACCATCGCGCACCGGATGCAGTCGGAGACGGTGGCGGGCATCGCGCTGTTCCTGGGGCTTCACACGGGGATGCTCAGCGACATCACCGCGTTCACGCTGCTGTCCACGACGCTGCTCGCGGCGGGCGCGCTGTTCTTCCTGGTGCGCAACCGCTGGGTCATCGTGCCGCTGTCCAGCCTGGTGGCCGTGTACAGCACGCACGTCGTCTGGGCGGTGCGCACGGGCCACATGGCGCCGGGCGCGCCCGAGGACGACCGGCTCCTGTTGAGCCTGGGCTTCCTCGCGCTCTACTTCCTGCTGTTCTCCGTGGCGCTGCTGGTGCGCCCGCGCGACCTGCCCGTGCGCGCGAGCCTCGCCTTCACCCTGCTCAACTGGGTGGGCCTGACGTCATTGGGCGCGTACGAGGTCTCCCAGGAGCCGGACTCGCACCTCTTCGGTTTCCTCCTCGTCGTCGCGCTGGCGCATGGCGCGGGGGCCGCCGTGTCGAGGCTCCAGCGTGCTCCCACGGCGTTGATCCACGCGTACCTGGCGCTGACGGCGGTGACGCTCGCGCTGGCCATGCCCGCGCGCTACGACGACGTCGCGCTGGTGGCGGCGTGGACGGTGACGGGGCTGGTCGCGGGGCTGGCCGCGCGCGGGGTGGAGTCCCCGGTGCTGCGGGGCGTGGGCGTGCTCATCCTCTATGTGGCGCTGGGGGCGTGTGAATGGGAGACGCCGGGGCGCATGACGTTGCTCACCGGGCTGGTGGTGGCGTTCGTGCTGGTGGAGCGAGGCGGGACGGTGCGCGTCGCGGGCCTGCCAGCCCCCGAGGCCCGGACGCCCTTCACCGCCATCTGCGCGGCGGGCGCGGGGCTGTCGCTGGTGGCGCTGGTGGGCGCACGGATGCCCGAGGGGCTCGTCACCCTGGGTTGGGTCATCGCCGCCTTCCTCCTCTTCGGCGTGGGCTTCGCGGTGCGCGAGCGCTGGTACCGGCTGGCCGCGCTGGCGGTGCTGGGGCTCGCCCTGGGGCGGCTGGTGCTGGTGGACGTGGCGAAGCTGCCGCCGGATCAACGGGTGCTCACGTTCATCCTGCTGGGCGTCATGCTGCTGCTCGTCTCATACACATACACACGGCTGCGCGACCGGCGCGGGTGA
- a CDS encoding cell division protein FtsK: MAAVHPRVLGLMAWGVFATQAACASLPESEQDDLESTTAAVTSGNILFVGNSFTHGNEEPVYSYNKAAVTDTNGSGQGGIPGIFKKLTTQAGFTFNVSLETASGQTLRWHHTNRASTIGQATWNTVVLQEQSTTPLPTSRGGSPTAFTEAARDLRMLVRAANPSANLYLYETWSSPTSVSAQGYPSGTAGLQAMQTDLRDAYFKASRDLGFTGVARVGEGYMRAVDQNLADPNPADGISPGMFNLWSAQDSRHSSKYGSYLSAAVLFAKLTQADPRGLATGTGSAAADLGISAADAANLHRIAYEITALPDPVANAPTRLRVTGATFTGSVTAGTPSNITGNAQLASLTTSEGTFTNLVGATANGITSTNTPSARGTVPANANAASTGLGIHDGTNNLNAGNFQFNAAFTPKTRFFIVDSTPTSTTLGDDATVTLINASNQVVGSYSLALLASDFTSSAAGNTTTALATLSYTSGVASLTGNPVGTVQSKLGGVSFSLADLGVTDAASISTATGLRISSATLDPNVVGLYTVP, translated from the coding sequence TTGGCCGCCGTTCACCCGCGAGTGTTGGGCCTGATGGCCTGGGGCGTGTTCGCGACCCAGGCGGCCTGCGCGTCCCTCCCCGAGTCCGAGCAGGACGACCTGGAGAGCACCACCGCCGCGGTCACCAGCGGGAACATCCTCTTCGTGGGCAACAGCTTCACGCACGGCAACGAGGAGCCCGTCTATTCGTACAACAAGGCCGCCGTCACCGACACGAACGGCTCTGGCCAGGGCGGCATCCCAGGCATCTTCAAGAAGCTGACCACGCAGGCCGGCTTCACGTTCAACGTGAGCCTGGAGACGGCCAGCGGTCAGACGCTCCGGTGGCACCACACGAACCGGGCCTCCACCATCGGCCAGGCGACGTGGAACACCGTCGTGCTCCAGGAGCAGAGCACGACGCCCCTGCCCACTTCACGAGGTGGCTCACCCACGGCCTTCACGGAGGCGGCGCGCGACCTGCGCATGCTGGTGCGCGCCGCGAACCCTTCCGCGAACCTGTATCTGTATGAGACGTGGTCCTCGCCCACGTCCGTGAGCGCGCAGGGCTACCCGAGCGGGACCGCGGGGCTCCAGGCGATGCAGACCGACCTGCGCGACGCGTACTTCAAGGCCTCCCGCGACCTGGGCTTCACGGGCGTGGCCCGCGTGGGCGAGGGCTACATGCGCGCGGTGGACCAGAACCTGGCCGACCCGAATCCCGCGGATGGCATCTCACCGGGGATGTTCAACCTGTGGAGCGCGCAGGACAGCCGTCACTCCAGCAAGTACGGCAGCTACCTGTCCGCAGCGGTGTTGTTCGCGAAGCTCACCCAGGCGGATCCCCGAGGATTGGCGACGGGCACGGGCAGCGCGGCGGCGGACCTGGGCATCAGCGCGGCCGACGCGGCGAACCTCCACCGCATCGCCTACGAAATCACCGCGCTGCCGGACCCGGTCGCGAACGCTCCCACGCGCCTGCGCGTCACGGGCGCGACCTTCACGGGCTCGGTGACGGCGGGGACGCCATCCAACATCACCGGCAACGCGCAACTGGCGTCGCTCACGACGTCGGAGGGCACGTTCACGAACCTCGTGGGCGCGACGGCCAACGGCATCACGAGCACCAACACGCCCAGCGCGCGGGGCACGGTGCCCGCGAACGCCAACGCGGCCTCCACCGGGCTGGGCATCCACGACGGCACGAACAACCTGAACGCCGGCAACTTCCAGTTCAATGCGGCGTTCACCCCGAAGACGCGCTTCTTCATCGTGGACAGCACGCCCACCTCCACGACGCTCGGTGACGACGCCACGGTGACGCTCATCAACGCGTCCAACCAGGTCGTGGGAAGCTACTCGCTGGCATTGCTCGCAAGCGACTTCACCTCTTCGGCGGCGGGCAACACCACCACGGCGCTCGCGACCCTTTCCTATACGAGCGGCGTGGCGAGCCTCACCGGCAACCCGGTGGGCACGGTGCAGTCCAAGCTCGGCGGCGTGTCGTTCTCACTGGCGGACCTGGGCGTGACGGACGCCGCGAGCATCAGCACCGCCACCGGCCTGCGCATCTCCAGCGCCACGCTGGACCCGAACGTCGTCGGCCTCTACACCGTCCCCTAG
- a CDS encoding patatin-like phospholipase family protein, whose product MSQDSAVPVSVKHGPLGPLALCLSGGGYRAAAFHLGTLRFLDTVGLLSDVVGLSTVSGGTLTGLAWVVSQLDGKPFKAFHETFSAYLLRTNVIAEALTGLTTNRDHGSHAWASLIRSAADVYARPDFLGDRRFGEVLDARGLQFQEAIFNTTEFHTGLDFRFRRSNNPGTVLGNNGHRMPRPVASHARLADIAAASSCFPGGFEPLVFPQQFHWPQDYPLDTALAALGPGFQNGLPLMDGGIYDNQGIDSLLLAFNRTDPPPTLVISDVSVQNPEMYNVPENPTKRGWVTLNGVSWLAYGLFFLTLLSAAILAWRGFETAREGTWEPRDYFLYLIPGVLTASVATALVWVRARLTDVITLVKRQMDLDVWPSFKKLTVPEFAQMLVLRATSLLALTSKVFMKRVRGLVFGQVYGDSRFKDRRISNLISALTVDRPNLFAKHPWLKPGAHLVDMGTKACQMPTTLWFTDAAQFTAVEKTGAATICYVLLRHIVEHHAGQYEATGQPLNALYERLRQEWAVFNQAGAPSQERQSVAA is encoded by the coding sequence ATGAGCCAAGACTCCGCAGTTCCTGTCTCCGTGAAACACGGTCCACTTGGGCCGCTCGCGCTGTGTCTGTCCGGTGGAGGTTACCGCGCGGCGGCGTTCCACCTGGGGACGCTGCGGTTCCTCGACACCGTGGGACTTCTCTCCGATGTCGTGGGCCTGTCCACGGTGTCCGGCGGGACGCTCACGGGGCTGGCCTGGGTGGTGAGCCAACTGGACGGCAAGCCGTTCAAGGCGTTTCACGAGACGTTCTCGGCGTATCTGCTGCGGACGAACGTGATTGCGGAGGCCCTGACCGGACTGACCACCAACCGCGACCACGGCAGCCATGCGTGGGCCAGCCTCATCCGCTCCGCCGCGGACGTCTACGCCCGGCCCGACTTCCTGGGCGACCGGCGCTTCGGTGAGGTCCTGGACGCGCGCGGGCTCCAGTTCCAGGAGGCCATCTTCAACACCACCGAGTTCCACACCGGCCTGGACTTCCGCTTCCGGCGCAGCAACAACCCGGGCACCGTCCTGGGCAACAACGGCCACCGGATGCCGCGCCCGGTGGCCAGCCACGCCCGGCTGGCGGACATCGCCGCCGCGTCGTCGTGCTTCCCCGGCGGCTTCGAGCCGCTGGTGTTCCCGCAGCAGTTCCACTGGCCCCAGGACTACCCGCTCGACACCGCGCTCGCGGCCCTGGGCCCGGGCTTCCAGAACGGACTGCCGCTGATGGACGGCGGCATCTACGACAACCAGGGCATCGACAGCCTGCTGCTCGCGTTCAACCGGACGGATCCGCCGCCCACGCTCGTCATCTCCGACGTCAGCGTGCAGAACCCGGAGATGTACAACGTCCCGGAGAACCCGACGAAGCGCGGCTGGGTGACGCTGAACGGCGTGTCGTGGTTGGCCTACGGCCTCTTCTTCCTCACCCTGCTCTCCGCCGCCATCCTCGCGTGGCGCGGATTCGAGACCGCGCGCGAGGGCACCTGGGAGCCTCGGGACTACTTCCTGTATCTCATCCCCGGCGTGCTGACCGCGTCGGTGGCGACGGCGCTGGTCTGGGTGCGTGCGCGGCTCACGGACGTCATCACGCTGGTGAAGCGGCAGATGGACCTGGACGTCTGGCCGTCGTTCAAGAAGCTCACCGTGCCGGAGTTCGCGCAGATGCTGGTGCTCCGCGCGACGTCGCTCCTGGCGCTGACGTCCAAGGTGTTCATGAAGCGGGTGCGCGGGCTCGTGTTCGGTCAGGTGTATGGGGATTCGCGGTTCAAGGACCGGCGCATCTCCAACCTCATCTCCGCGCTCACGGTGGACCGGCCCAACCTGTTCGCGAAGCACCCGTGGCTCAAGCCCGGCGCGCACCTGGTGGACATGGGCACAAAGGCCTGTCAGATGCCCACCACGCTCTGGTTCACGGACGCGGCGCAGTTCACCGCCGTGGAGAAAACGGGCGCGGCCACCATCTGCTACGTGCTCCTGCGCCACATCGTGGAGCACCACGCCGGGCAGTACGAAGCGACAGGTCAGCCGTTGAATGCCCTGTACGAGCGCCTGCGCCAGGAATGGGCGGTGTTCAACCAGGCCGGCGCGCCGTCGCAAGAGCGGCAGTCCGTGGCGGCATGA
- a CDS encoding MGMT family protein: protein MASPTDTQDPYERIYRVCEQVPSGQVATYGDIATIVGGACDARTVGHAMAALGSRAAAVPWQRIINRTGGISTSGNRQRELLEAEGVAFDDAGHVRMDAHHWRGPSEAWARAHGFSVLPPRDAPAPDAQLKLF from the coding sequence ATGGCATCCCCCACCGACACGCAGGACCCGTACGAGCGCATCTACCGCGTCTGCGAACAGGTGCCCTCCGGACAGGTGGCCACCTACGGAGACATCGCCACCATCGTCGGCGGGGCCTGTGATGCGCGCACCGTGGGCCATGCGATGGCGGCGCTGGGGTCGCGCGCGGCGGCCGTGCCGTGGCAGCGCATCATCAACCGCACGGGAGGCATCAGCACCTCCGGCAACCGTCAGCGCGAGCTGCTGGAGGCCGAGGGCGTCGCCTTCGACGACGCGGGCCACGTGCGCATGGACGCGCACCACTGGAGGGGCCCGAGCGAGGCCTGGGCACGCGCCCACGGCTTCAGCGTGCTGCCTCCCCGGGACGCGCCCGCACCCGACGCGCAGCTCAAGCTCTTCTGA
- a CDS encoding beta-ketoacyl-[acyl-carrier-protein] synthase family protein: MKPLSSPTSSAPRRRRVVITGVGPVSPVAVGRQSFWNAIQEGRSGTVALTSLPGGFPVETLRSRVAGIIPDALLPEDPRRVTDRRGLLAELALDLALRDADLRSLEGARSAVVMGNAVGAVMAMEAAFRAREREPSARPVEAPGSLARQFSYHTVAHELAARCGAEGLVLTMSTGCTASLDAISAAFDLVRSGQVDVAVTGSAEAPLTSMCFASFDVIGATSRRNDSPATASRPFDKQRDGFVAAEGAAIVVLEELERARARGARILAELVGAASSCNAYHMTNLTVDGEDLAHCIRLALEDARLPPDAVDHVSAHGSSTPQNDLFETNAIKVALGARARRITVNSLKSMLGHALGASNALEVVACALSLAHQRHHPTINLDEPGEGCDLDYVAKEARSGSFQHALKLCNSFSGIHSALVMAAL; encoded by the coding sequence ATGAAGCCCTTGTCCTCCCCCACATCCAGCGCTCCCAGACGTCGTCGCGTCGTCATCACGGGCGTGGGGCCCGTCTCTCCCGTGGCCGTGGGACGCCAGTCCTTCTGGAACGCCATCCAGGAGGGGCGCAGCGGAACGGTGGCGCTCACCTCGCTGCCGGGCGGCTTTCCCGTGGAGACCCTGCGCTCACGGGTGGCCGGCATCATCCCGGATGCCCTGCTGCCCGAGGACCCTCGACGGGTGACGGACCGGCGGGGGCTGCTGGCGGAGCTGGCGTTGGACCTGGCGCTGCGTGACGCGGACCTGCGCAGCCTGGAGGGCGCACGCTCCGCGGTCGTCATGGGCAACGCCGTCGGCGCGGTGATGGCGATGGAGGCCGCTTTCCGCGCGCGTGAGCGGGAGCCCTCCGCGCGTCCCGTGGAGGCGCCGGGGAGCCTGGCCAGGCAGTTCTCCTACCACACGGTGGCGCACGAGCTGGCGGCGCGCTGTGGCGCGGAGGGGCTGGTGCTCACGATGTCCACGGGCTGCACCGCCTCGCTGGATGCCATCTCCGCCGCGTTCGATCTGGTGCGCTCGGGGCAGGTGGATGTCGCGGTGACAGGCTCGGCCGAGGCGCCGCTCACGTCCATGTGCTTCGCGTCATTCGACGTCATTGGCGCGACCAGCCGGCGCAATGACAGCCCCGCCACGGCGTCGCGGCCTTTCGACAAGCAGCGTGATGGTTTCGTCGCCGCGGAGGGCGCGGCCATCGTGGTGTTGGAGGAGTTAGAGCGGGCGCGGGCCCGTGGGGCGCGCATCCTCGCGGAGCTGGTGGGCGCGGCGTCCTCCTGCAACGCCTACCACATGACGAACCTCACGGTTGACGGCGAGGACCTGGCCCATTGCATCCGCTTGGCGCTGGAGGATGCCCGACTGCCGCCGGATGCGGTGGACCACGTCAGCGCGCACGGCAGCTCCACACCGCAAAACGACTTGTTCGAGACGAACGCCATCAAGGTGGCGCTGGGGGCCCGTGCGCGCCGCATCACCGTCAACTCGCTCAAGTCCATGCTGGGCCATGCGCTGGGGGCGTCCAACGCCCTGGAGGTCGTCGCCTGCGCGCTGTCGCTTGCACACCAGCGTCACCACCCGACCATCAACCTGGATGAGCCCGGGGAGGGATGCGATCTGGACTATGTCGCGAAGGAGGCTCGCTCCGGCTCGTTCCAGCACGCGTTGAAGCTGTGCAACAGCTTCTCTGGCATCCATTCCGCCTTGGTGATGGCGGCGCTCTGA
- a CDS encoding acyl carrier protein: MNKDDVVETVFGALYALGHSPGGVTPTTQLYEELGIDSIDAVELAATVCKTLGVPPQAAPDIRGVRTVAELAERIQPLVGDSRPGLPSSGAV, translated from the coding sequence ATGAACAAGGATGACGTCGTCGAGACCGTCTTCGGCGCGCTGTACGCGCTCGGGCATTCGCCAGGCGGTGTCACGCCCACCACCCAGCTCTACGAGGAGCTGGGCATCGACTCCATCGACGCCGTGGAGCTCGCCGCGACGGTCTGCAAGACGCTGGGCGTTCCGCCCCAGGCCGCGCCCGACATCCGGGGCGTGCGCACCGTCGCGGAGCTGGCCGAGCGCATCCAACCGCTCGTTGGCGACTCTCGTCCCGGCCTCCCTTCGTCAGGCGCCGTGTGA
- a CDS encoding beta-ketoacyl synthase N-terminal-like domain-containing protein, translating into MRTPELSAEQVESAVLVQARAVVSARGMTTESLLAEVQEGRRFEPAKHRQLETEALLSRARLSSVEARRLDRFSLLALAAVSEVLSSYPLSAEARWHCGLLVGNTMAGWTFTEPQLRVLYGQGAPVSPFMATAWFPAAAQGHVTLAMGMHGHSKTVTTDRCSGGQAIGWGLHRLLQGGQGPFVAGGSEAPVTPLVRAVLEDAGVDWVPWLSEAAGFLLLTRGVEASEGACVLRAHTSFRRVRPERTEAGLAEFLEGMEGTPPLAAVVCDARPASEDEQALETLVQRRLGATVPRLWPCRTLGDSLGAGSGVAMALACELLARESAARSVLVLSLGEQCVDVSWLHS; encoded by the coding sequence ATGCGCACTCCCGAACTTTCAGCCGAGCAAGTCGAGTCCGCCGTCCTCGTCCAGGCCCGCGCCGTGGTGTCGGCCCGGGGCATGACCACGGAGTCGCTCCTGGCGGAGGTCCAGGAGGGGAGGCGCTTCGAGCCCGCGAAGCACCGCCAGCTCGAGACGGAGGCGCTTCTTTCGCGGGCCCGGCTGTCGTCCGTCGAGGCGCGCAGGCTCGACCGCTTCTCCCTGCTGGCGCTCGCCGCGGTGTCCGAGGTGCTGTCGTCCTACCCGCTCTCCGCCGAGGCGCGTTGGCACTGCGGGCTGCTCGTGGGCAACACGATGGCCGGCTGGACCTTCACGGAGCCGCAGCTGCGCGTCTTGTATGGCCAGGGGGCTCCCGTCAGCCCGTTCATGGCCACCGCCTGGTTTCCCGCCGCCGCTCAGGGCCACGTCACCCTGGCCATGGGCATGCACGGCCACTCCAAGACGGTGACCACGGACCGGTGCTCGGGAGGGCAGGCCATCGGGTGGGGGCTCCATCGGCTCCTCCAGGGAGGGCAGGGGCCCTTCGTCGCCGGAGGCTCCGAGGCGCCCGTGACGCCGCTGGTGCGAGCCGTGCTGGAGGACGCCGGGGTGGACTGGGTGCCGTGGCTGAGCGAGGCCGCCGGCTTCCTCCTGCTGACGCGAGGCGTGGAGGCCTCGGAGGGCGCGTGCGTGCTGCGGGCGCACACCTCCTTCCGCCGGGTCCGTCCGGAGCGGACGGAGGCGGGGCTGGCGGAGTTCCTGGAGGGGATGGAAGGAACGCCCCCGCTGGCGGCCGTGGTGTGCGACGCGCGCCCGGCGAGCGAGGACGAACAGGCGCTGGAGACGCTGGTGCAGCGGAGGCTGGGCGCCACGGTGCCTCGGCTGTGGCCGTGTCGAACGCTGGGGGACTCCCTGGGAGCAGGCAGCGGGGTCGCGATGGCCCTCGCGTGCGAGCTGCTCGCGCGGGAGAGCGCCGCCCGCTCCGTGCTCGTGCTGTCGCTGGGGGAGCAGTGCGTGGACGTGTCGTGGCTTCACTCGTGA
- a CDS encoding M15 family metallopeptidase translates to MSSPLLRWGLVLLICLLAPVGFAKEAKVRRAKAKTPRLVRIHSGHRLHRDAAAAFERMAAEARTAGQPLLVTSGWRSYQQQRFLWRRYRKGLGPKAARPGRSNHNRGLAVDLVVGSEEASPTYDWLAGNACRFGFRRTVKSEPWHWEYRPRSTSAPEAGEDCLGRPLEVEPAPAVVRQDAS, encoded by the coding sequence ATGTCCTCTCCCCTGCTCCGCTGGGGCCTCGTGCTCCTCATCTGTCTGCTGGCACCCGTCGGGTTCGCGAAGGAAGCGAAGGTCCGCAGGGCCAAGGCGAAGACACCGCGCCTGGTGCGGATCCACAGCGGCCACCGGCTCCACCGCGACGCGGCGGCCGCCTTCGAGCGCATGGCCGCGGAGGCGCGCACGGCGGGGCAGCCGCTGCTCGTCACCAGCGGGTGGCGTTCGTATCAGCAGCAGCGCTTCCTGTGGCGCCGCTACCGCAAGGGGCTGGGCCCCAAGGCCGCGCGGCCGGGCCGCTCCAATCACAACCGCGGGCTCGCGGTGGACCTGGTGGTGGGCAGCGAGGAGGCGTCCCCCACGTATGACTGGCTCGCGGGCAACGCGTGCCGCTTCGGCTTCCGCCGCACCGTGAAGTCGGAGCCGTGGCACTGGGAGTACCGGCCCAGGAGCACCTCCGCGCCCGAGGCCGGAGAGGACTGCCTGGGCCGCCCCCTGGAGGTGGAGCCCGCGCCCGCCGTGGTCCGCCAGGACGCGAGCTAG